TTCATATAAACCGCAGTGATCCCAATAGATATCATGTTCTGTCAGACTTTCTCCATGGTCTCCAAACAATATGAGCATAGTATCGTCTTTAATACCCAGTTCTTCTAAGTAATCATCGACTTCTTTCAGCCTGTCGTCCAAGTAACGAACTTCTGCATCATACAGGGAATTCACGTATTGGGCATCCGTGACAGGGCCGATCAGGTCAAAATGATGGTTTTTAAAAAAAGGATAAGCCAAATGGTTGTAAGCACCATCCATACTTGTATTGTGAGGATCGTATGGATCACTACTGCTATCATAGAATTGTTTATATTCATCAGGAGGGAGGTAAGGAGTATGGGGATCCCAGTAATGAAGGAATAAGAAAAAATCTTCATCCTTATGATCCCGTAGCCACGGTTTGGCCAGTTCATTGACCGTTTTTCCATCGATCCACCGTTTTTCCCCGACGCTGTTGATATAATAGCGGTAACCTCGGGCAAACCATTCTTGTAAATGATATAAATTATCGACAGCTCCAGTAGTAAATCCGCTTTGCCGCAGCATACTCGGCAGCCACTCTGTAGACTTTGGGAGGTGCGACAATGTGGAACCATGAGAGACAACCCCCGTCCGCAGCCCCGCTTTGCCTGTGAAGATAGAAGTATGAACAACTTCTGTAGGAATATCTTGAGAGTAAGCGCTTTCAAATAAAGCCCCTTCAGAAGCGATTTTATCTATATGAGGACTGGTCGGTTTGTGGTAACCATAGCAGCCTAATCGATCAGCCCTTAAAGAATCAAGTGACATCATAATTATTTTCACGTAATGGCCTCCTATTGGATAAACAAATTCCAGAATGACGTTTTACCATTATTGTACTATTTGTTAATGGTTTTCACGATAGCCGATCAAGCCATCTTCATGGTCGATCCGGCCTTGCTAGGAAGCCTGTTTCGTTACCTTGTTCTTTTTATCAATTTTCTGGAAAGATAAAACTGCAGCCCACATAATCAAAAAGGACAGCAGGCTGGCGCTGAAGATCGGGAGAAAACTTGGAGAATAAAGAATGACTATATAAATAATGAGGGTTCCGGCAATCATCATAATGGTGGATAAAGGAGAAATAACCATCACAAGAAAGGCGGTTTTCAATACTTGGAACACCTTCATTTGATAATGAACAAAAACTGGAAAAGCATACAAGAGAGTCAACACGTAGATTGAGGACAGAATCAGTAAGAGAAAATGCAGCCAGCGAAATGAATTTTCAGATTGATCAAGAAGCATAAAATCCACGTATAAGGTGAAGCCGACAGCGAAAAGGACATAGCCAAGCAGACTGCTTCTTAGGAAGTCCTGTTTGTAAAATTTCCAAAATCTCTTAAATACAGGGATCTCCGTTTCCCCAAGCAGCCATTGACGTACCACAGCGAACATAGCCGTAGTAGCTGGGAATACTCCCAGCACAATTCCACCTAATAGGGAAAAGCAGAACCATAATAGATTTAGATAAGCGAATTTTACAATCCACTCGGGAATCTTAAGAAATCCTAACCCAGTATGCAAAGCCTAACCTCCTCTTCTATTTATTTGTAAGCGCTTTTATAAAATTGTATCAAATAGGAAAGAGTTTTTGTATAAAAATCTTATCCTGGAAAATGAGTCTTCAAAACTGTACTGATGATTTCATCAGTCTATGCATTTTATATATAGGGAGGCTTATCCGTCTACGGAACTCTTCTAGTTTAAGAATAATATGGAATTTTTCGGTAATTTTCCTTATTTTTCATCGAACCAAGAATATTCAGGTTAATGTATTTCTTTTCAGGGTAGGAAATAGGAGTATTTAAAAAACTTGTAAGAATGGTGATTAGATGGGGTTCTTTTACTATATAAAGAAATATCTTAAAATGTCGAGACGTCAGCGGAAAAGTGAACTAAAATCAACCCTTTGGTTTACCCCTCTTTGGTATATCATTGGAGCAGTTTGTTTATCCGTGTTCACTTTTTACCTTGATTATGTAGTTAATGTCAGCTTGTATCTGCCAGCGGCGATTGGTTTCAGTGGTCAGACGCTGCAGGTGCTTTTGAGTGCACTCGTAGGCGGGGTGCTGACCTTGAGTGCTTTTACCATTAACTCGCTGCTCGTCGCCTTGACGACGTTCAGCGGTCAATTTTCTTCCAAAATGCTGGTGAACTTTGTCAGTGACCGGGCAACCCAGCACGTGCTCGGTATTTTTAACGGAAGTTTTATTTACGTGCTCTTAAACTTCTTATACGTAACCCACGAAAAAGATGAGTATATTGTTGCGACGCCTGTCTTTTCCATTTTGACGGCAATTACCGCTGCCGTGACCTTTATTTATTTTATCAACCATACAGCCACCTGGATGCAGGTTCACAATATCAGCTTCAATATGAATGCCAAGTCCAAATCGGTGCAGGCTTCACTGGAAAAAGAATTAGGGCCCTACCACCTTGATAAGGAGATAAAGAGGGAGTCACTTCCTCCTGAGTCTAATGGAAAAGTGATAAAAGCCAGCCAATCAGGTTATCTTCAAGTCGCTGACTTTTCAAGACTTATTAAACTAGCGAATAAAGATAATATTCTCTTAAGATTCGAAGTTAGAATAGGGGAATTTGTAGTAGAAGGAACCCCTCTGTTTACGTATTGGGAATACGGGAAAAGTATTCATTCCGACCGCTACTTCAAGTCCATTGAAATCGGCCTCAAACAAACAGAAATTCAGGATCTGGAGTATGGGCTGATTAAGCTTGCCGAAGTAGCAATTAAGGCTTTTGGTCATAATGATCCGCTTACCGTTACGAATACGATTCATCAGATTACCGATTTGTTGAAAAGCATTGGCCAGTCTACGAATTTCTCTCCTTACCTTTTCGACCAGGAACAGGAGCTGCGGATTATCTTAAATCAAAAAGATTTCCGCTATCATCTTCATAAGGGGTTTGCTTCCATTCGAGAATATGCTAACCAGAACTCAACAGTGATGACTGAGCTGTTAACGATGGTTTCCCTGCTGAGTAAAACGATGGATAAGGAGGTTCATAAAGATCTGTGGGAATTTGCCCGCCAGACCATTTTAGGGTTTGATAACTACAGCCTTTATGAAAATGACTGCTT
This Halobacillus salinarum DNA region includes the following protein-coding sequences:
- a CDS encoding sulfatase family protein, whose translation is MKIIMMSLDSLRADRLGCYGYHKPTSPHIDKIASEGALFESAYSQDIPTEVVHTSIFTGKAGLRTGVVSHGSTLSHLPKSTEWLPSMLRQSGFTTGAVDNLYHLQEWFARGYRYYINSVGEKRWIDGKTVNELAKPWLRDHKDEDFFLFLHYWDPHTPYLPPDEYKQFYDSSSDPYDPHNTSMDGAYNHLAYPFFKNHHFDLIGPVTDAQYVNSLYDAEVRYLDDRLKEVDDYLEELGIKDDTMLILFGDHGESLTEHDIYWDHCGLYEQTVRVPLIMRMPSYIPEGKRVSGFVQQVDLLPTILESIDKAASSRIKCPAVPEKIDGKSLWPAMLGQEQGTQSRIYLSECAWQSARGIRTERYKFIRNYDSGLFTRPDQELYDLKADPEEMVNIADSFPKLAEQFEKELDAWIDLILQGKEDPMMHQLNTEGLPFRKRIENILNEVGLTWEEWKENPSRERLESLLLQA
- a CDS encoding YesL family protein; translated protein: MHTGLGFLKIPEWIVKFAYLNLLWFCFSLLGGIVLGVFPATTAMFAVVRQWLLGETEIPVFKRFWKFYKQDFLRSSLLGYVLFAVGFTLYVDFMLLDQSENSFRWLHFLLLILSSIYVLTLLYAFPVFVHYQMKVFQVLKTAFLVMVISPLSTIMMIAGTLIIYIVILYSPSFLPIFSASLLSFLIMWAAVLSFQKIDKKNKVTKQAS
- a CDS encoding DUF2254 domain-containing protein, whose protein sequence is MSRRQRKSELKSTLWFTPLWYIIGAVCLSVFTFYLDYVVNVSLYLPAAIGFSGQTLQVLLSALVGGVLTLSAFTINSLLVALTTFSGQFSSKMLVNFVSDRATQHVLGIFNGSFIYVLLNFLYVTHEKDEYIVATPVFSILTAITAAVTFIYFINHTATWMQVHNISFNMNAKSKSVQASLEKELGPYHLDKEIKRESLPPESNGKVIKASQSGYLQVADFSRLIKLANKDNILLRFEVRIGEFVVEGTPLFTYWEYGKSIHSDRYFKSIEIGLKQTEIQDLEYGLIKLAEVAIKAFGHNDPLTVTNTIHQITDLLKSIGQSTNFSPYLFDQEQELRIILNQKDFRYHLHKGFASIREYANQNSTVMTELLTMVSLLSKTMDKEVHKDLWEFARQTILGFDNYSLYENDCLYILEQLSELAKNTDNQKDYLFLLEYMLQRVSSKSAANVPSSL